A genomic region of Myxococcaceae bacterium JPH2 contains the following coding sequences:
- a CDS encoding Ig-like domain-containing protein has translation MKRVAVWGLLGMLWGACGPGVDNPPGGGEEPLPTKDTTPPRISSVVPEHGARQVENTATLTVTFSEPMDSESVMQSFRIEETAILTMMIAMNTAGTVLTATPGTALPPGQQIHWHLGTGAKDRAGNAIQESASGLFTVKDPTKPVVRLMTPEDGDPNVAPREALRITFSKPMERTSTVAAFFITGAASHNGTFTWEEQDTRLVFTPDAPWAWTQQVEWGVHAEAQDVAGNSLGTERTARFKVMAQDTTRPTVVGPVPGAKGLPQDFDLVLTFSEPMDRPSTDAALLVTARQGTQPVPVLGTLSWSTDGRVLTFRGNASYGSFIDWSLTSAATDRAGNALVAASGKDVMRIIRSEQAVLKLDTTTAGRVTKSLTTDYRYAYQGTDVSVGDVTVAGGSGLHRSRAFASYDMTSIDPNATRITAATLSVYQDNVIDNPYTQWGPLTWTAVDYGKLDITDYDMAGGATGTLSTSAKLNWLRVDVTTLADLRWKNRKTEGSQLSFRLAFDGAMNKVYPCYSRLILDGVSVDSTIAVTYEVP, from the coding sequence ATGAAGCGAGTCGCGGTGTGGGGCCTGTTGGGGATGCTGTGGGGAGCATGCGGTCCCGGGGTCGACAACCCTCCGGGAGGTGGCGAGGAACCGCTCCCCACGAAGGACACCACGCCGCCTCGGATCAGCTCCGTGGTCCCGGAGCATGGCGCCCGCCAGGTGGAGAACACCGCGACGCTCACCGTGACGTTCTCCGAGCCCATGGATTCGGAATCGGTCATGCAGTCCTTCCGCATCGAGGAGACCGCGATCCTCACGATGATGATCGCGATGAACACCGCCGGCACGGTGCTGACCGCCACCCCCGGGACGGCCCTCCCCCCGGGCCAACAGATTCACTGGCACCTGGGGACCGGCGCGAAGGACCGCGCGGGCAACGCCATCCAAGAGTCTGCGTCTGGCCTGTTCACCGTGAAGGATCCCACGAAGCCCGTGGTGAGACTCATGACTCCGGAGGATGGAGATCCAAACGTCGCGCCTCGAGAGGCGCTCCGCATCACCTTCAGCAAGCCCATGGAGCGGACGTCGACCGTGGCGGCCTTCTTCATCACCGGTGCGGCGAGTCACAACGGGACCTTCACGTGGGAGGAGCAGGACACGCGCCTCGTCTTCACCCCGGATGCTCCATGGGCCTGGACCCAGCAAGTGGAATGGGGAGTGCACGCCGAGGCTCAGGATGTGGCAGGCAACTCGCTGGGCACCGAGAGAACCGCTCGCTTCAAGGTGATGGCGCAAGACACGACTCGCCCCACCGTGGTCGGCCCCGTGCCGGGAGCGAAGGGGCTCCCGCAGGACTTCGACCTCGTCCTCACCTTCTCCGAGCCCATGGATCGCCCCTCGACGGACGCCGCGCTCCTCGTCACCGCAAGGCAGGGTACGCAGCCCGTCCCCGTGCTCGGCACCCTCTCCTGGTCGACCGACGGACGGGTCCTCACCTTCCGAGGTAACGCCAGCTACGGAAGCTTCATCGACTGGAGTCTCACGAGCGCGGCGACGGACCGCGCGGGCAACGCGTTGGTGGCCGCGAGCGGCAAGGATGTGATGCGAATCATCCGCTCCGAGCAGGCGGTGCTGAAGCTGGACACCACCACGGCGGGAAGGGTGACGAAGTCACTGACGACGGACTACCGCTACGCGTACCAAGGCACCGATGTCTCCGTAGGCGATGTGACCGTCGCTGGCGGCTCCGGTCTCCATCGCTCCCGAGCGTTCGCCAGCTATGACATGACGTCCATCGACCCCAACGCCACGCGCATCACCGCCGCGACCCTCTCCGTCTATCAGGACAATGTCATCGACAATCCATACACCCAATGGGGCCCCCTCACCTGGACAGCGGTGGACTACGGGAAGCTCGACATCACGGACTACGACATGGCCGGTGGCGCCACGGGAACGCTCAGCACCAGCGCCAAGCTCAACTGGCTGCGCGTGGATGTGACGACGCTCGCGGACCTGCGCTGGAAGAACCGGAAGACCGAAGGCAGCCAACTGTCGTTCCGCCTGGCCTTCGACGGCGCCATGAACAAAGTCTACCCGTGCTATTCGCGGTTGATCCTGGACGGGGTCAGCGTGGACTCGACCATCGCCGTGACCTACGAAGTGCCGTAG